One genomic window of Sphingomonas sp. C3-2 includes the following:
- the lexA gene encoding transcriptional repressor LexA, with amino-acid sequence MLTRKQHELICFISDRLTETGVSPSFEEMKEALDLKSKSGVHRLISALEERGFIRRLPNRARALEVIKMPERADAAPSAPVTPQVPAANPATELSRPLPPAANDVLEIPLHGRIAAGLPIEAIESHNMLSVPAALLGTGEHYALEVSGDSMVEAGILDGDYALIRRTDVARDGEIVVALIEDHEATLKYFRREGAMVRLDPANRAYDPQRYSPDQIRIQGRLAGLLRRY; translated from the coding sequence GTGCTCACACGCAAGCAACATGAGCTTATCTGCTTCATCAGCGACCGTTTGACCGAGACGGGTGTCTCTCCTTCGTTCGAGGAAATGAAGGAAGCGCTGGACCTCAAGTCCAAGTCGGGCGTGCACCGCCTGATCAGCGCGCTCGAAGAACGCGGCTTCATCCGACGCTTGCCCAATCGCGCACGCGCGCTTGAGGTCATCAAGATGCCCGAACGCGCCGATGCTGCCCCCTCCGCACCGGTCACGCCGCAGGTTCCCGCCGCCAATCCCGCAACGGAACTCAGCCGTCCGCTTCCCCCGGCGGCGAACGACGTGCTCGAAATCCCGCTGCATGGGCGCATTGCAGCGGGCCTGCCGATCGAGGCGATCGAAAGCCACAACATGCTCTCGGTGCCGGCCGCCTTGTTGGGAACGGGCGAGCATTATGCGCTTGAGGTTTCGGGCGATTCGATGGTCGAAGCGGGCATTCTCGACGGCGATTACGCGCTGATCCGACGAACCGATGTGGCGCGCGATGGTGAGATCGTTGTCGCATTGATCGAGGACCATGAAGCAACCCTCAAATATTTCCGCCGCGAAGGCGCGATGGTCCGCCTCGACCCGGCAAACCGCGCCTATGATCCGCAGCGTTACAGCCCCGATCAGATCCGTATCCAAGGCCGACTGGCAGGACTGCTACGGCGTTACTGA
- the trpC gene encoding indole-3-glycerol phosphate synthase TrpC: MTNKLIEICNTKRDEVARRKALTSLGELEAQAARQTAPRGFRAALDAKARTGHAVITEVKKASPSKGLIRADFDPPAHARAYERAGAACLSVLTDEPYFQGADAYLVAAREAVSIPVLRKDFMVDPWQVAEARALGADAVLIIAAALTDAEMVAIEDEAIRFGMDALIEVHDTEELERALTLKSRLIGVNNRDLRDFSVSFERTYELVGKAPAGCTFVAESGLRTKDDLDAMAKHGVHCFLVGEALMREADVEQATRALIGTA, from the coding sequence ATGACCAACAAGCTCATCGAAATCTGCAACACCAAGCGCGACGAGGTCGCCCGGCGCAAGGCGCTGACGAGCCTTGGCGAACTGGAAGCGCAGGCTGCGCGCCAGACGGCGCCCCGCGGCTTTCGCGCCGCACTGGATGCCAAGGCGCGCACCGGCCATGCAGTGATCACCGAGGTGAAGAAAGCAAGCCCGTCCAAGGGCCTGATCCGCGCCGATTTCGATCCGCCGGCGCATGCCCGCGCCTATGAGCGCGCCGGGGCGGCATGCCTTTCGGTGCTGACCGATGAGCCGTATTTTCAGGGCGCCGATGCCTATCTGGTCGCCGCGCGCGAGGCGGTTTCGATCCCGGTGCTCCGCAAGGATTTCATGGTCGACCCCTGGCAGGTCGCAGAAGCGCGTGCGCTGGGCGCCGATGCGGTCCTGATCATCGCCGCGGCGCTGACCGACGCCGAAATGGTGGCCATCGAGGACGAGGCGATCCGTTTCGGCATGGACGCGCTGATCGAAGTGCATGACACCGAGGAACTGGAACGCGCGCTCACGCTCAAATCGCGCCTCATTGGCGTGAACAACCGCGATCTTCGCGATTTTTCGGTCAGCTTCGAGCGCACCTATGAACTGGTGGGCAAGGCACCGGCGGGATGCACCTTCGTTGCGGAAAGCGGGCTACGTACCAAGGACGATCTCGACGCGATGGCAAAGCACGGCGTCCACTGCTTCCTTGTCGGCGAAGCGCTGATGCGCGAAGCGGATGTCGAGCAGGCGACGCGCGCATTGATCGGGACGGCCTGA